The genomic segment CATAAAATCACTGACTTGGTGCGCCTAGGGGCGCATCGTACTCCTGTACAAGATGCGGAGTTTGCGATTCGTCAACTCGTGGAAATAGCCGTGCGAGCACTGTCACCAGGGATCAACGACCCATATACTGCGGTCACTGTGGTGGATAAATTAAGTGCGGTGTTATGTGATTTAACGGCTAAAACGTTTCCACCTGTGACCTATGAAGATGAAGAAGGGGTAATACGCTTACAGTGCAAACCTGTAGAGTATTCCGGATTAGGAGAAGCTGCTTTTAATCAAATTCGTCAGTACTCCAAAGATAGCTTGGCAGTGACAATACGCTTACTAGAGGGATTGAGCAGTATTTTGTCTTTTAGCCAAGCTGCTGAACATCGTCAGTTTGTGCGTCAGCAAGCGCAAATGATCGAGCAAATTCAGAGTGAATCCTTATTAGGGCAACAAGACTGGCAAGACATTAAAAAACGCCTAGACGACATTAAGCGCCATTTAGAAAACGAGTAACTTTTAGCCATTATTTTAAAGTGCTGAGCGTTTAGTTTTTGTGAAGGTGCGGGGCAGTAATGACTTCACTCGGGCGTGCAAATATTTCACTTATTTCCCTCCGTATGATCAGTTATTTAAAAAAGGTAATGTAATTCAGTGTGTTAGTAAGTGGCATGGTATTCGAATGCAGTTACGCTACTTAGTTAACGCGCAAAGCCAGTTTTGGCTTTCGCCATCAGAAGAAGGACAGTTTCATGCACACTTTTTCATTACCCACCCCCGGTTTTGGCACCTACCGTTTAAAAGGCGACGAAGCAAAAATGGCGGTAGAGAACGCCCTTGATGTTGGTTATCGTCATATCGACACTGCGCAGATATATGAGAATGAAGCTGAGGTAGGAGATGCGATATCGGCCTCAACACTGCCAAGAAATGAGCTTTTCGTGACAACCAAGGTTTGGTACGAAAACCTCAGCGCAGATAAGTTTATTACCAGTGTGCAAAATAGCCTAACTCAGCTCAATACAGACTACGTCGACTTGCTCCTCATTCATTGGCCGTCACCTGAGGACAAGGTACCTATGAGCGAATATTTGCAAGAGCTCAAGGCGTGTAAAGAGCGAGGTTTAACAGAGCATATTGGCGTATCTAACTTTACTCAAAGTCAACTTGATGAAGCCCTAGCCATACTTGGCAAAGATCATATTTTAACTAATCAAATAGAAGTACACCCTAATTTTCAGAACAAAGAATTAGTGGCCTACTGTCAACGAAATAACATTCAAGTGACAGCTTATATGCCTTTGGGTGTGGGTAAGGTGATGGAAAACGATGTGTTAAATGCGATTGCTAAAGAGCATGATACCACCCCTTCTGCCGTCGCACTGGCTTGGCTGAGTCATAAAAAGATTGTGGCGATCCCTTCATCGACTAACGTCGAGCACATGCGAGACAACCTCACGGCAAAACAGATGATGTTAACCGCAGAAGAGATAGAGAAAATAGATGCGATTGAACCTCAAGAACGCATTGTTGATCCTGATTTTGCGCCAGATTGGTAACCATGCATAAAAGCCTAGTCGTTTAACTAGCATTGGGTTACAGCAAAGTACACAGTACTTAAAACGCTCCTAGCACTTCGTGTTAGGGGCGTTTTTTATGGCCTATAAACCAAGTTAAAGGAACGTACAAGGCGAACTGCATAGCGAGTTTTGTTTTGGGTTCTCACTATTTGAAAAGGGAACAACCATTACTCCAAAGCGACGCTTTGATCAGAAACCACTGGACGCATGCTAAGGGGGAACTTGTTAATACGGATTGGTATCAGATCAGTACTAAGCAAATAATTTGTTAAAGAACTATTTACAAGACCTTGGTAATAAATTTCATGTGCGGAGCTACTGTGAAAGTACAAAATGTCGAATAACTTTATTTAATTCATGTGGTTACGGCTTTGGCATTGAAATGGCATTAATTATTGTGAATCTTAATAAGGAGATATTTATGAAAAATTCAATCATTTCAGTATTAGTAGCCGCTTCACTTGGAACCGCATCTTTAGCTGCGAATGCAGAGAATACTTGGAAGGACTCAGCCAGCGACGCCTGGATTGACGGCAAAGCCGAAACCACATTGATGCTAAATGGCAATCTTGATTCATTTGACATCAATACAGATGTGAAGAACGGCAAAGTGACCCTAACCGGTAAAGTTGACCGTGAAGTAGACAAGGCACTAGCCACCGAGTTAGTCATGTCCCTTGATGGTGTGACTGATGTAGATAACCAATTGACCGTTATTGAAGAAATGGATGACGAGCAAGACGGTGAAGTGATGCAGACCCTTAACGACGCAAAGATTGAAACTGTGGTGAAAACCCGTTTGATGTTTGAATCAGAAGTCAGCGGAATGGACATTGACGTAGAATCTAAAATGGGTGAAGTGACCCTTTCAGGTACCGTGGATAACGATGCTGAGCGTCAGTTAGCGATTAAAATCGCCGAAAATACCAATGACGTGAAAACCGTGGTTGATATGCTTAAAACCACTGAACAAGGTGGCAACGCTTAATATTGCGTTATGCTAGTACATTGAAAACACCCGCTATACGCGGGTGTTTTTTTGTTTGCCCAGCGAAGCTGGCAAACCCGTCAGGTTGGAAGAAGCCTGAATCACCCTGACTGAGGGGAAGATAATCTGAATGTTAAGTTAAGGACGTTGTTGGCCAATGGCAGGGTCCGAAGGAAGCCATAGGAAGTACAAAATATAAAAAGTATAAGGACATCCATGTTAAAAATGGTTAATTTTCATCCCTCAACTACACTTTTTGTGTGTTCCAATTTATTGAGTCGACTGTTATGCCCCAGTCACGAAAAAGCCAAATCAGTTTAATCGATACGCCTTATTATCACTGTGTGTCCCGTTGTGTTCGTCAGTCTTATCTGTGTGGCACAAACCAACTTACTGGGCAAAGCTACGAGCATCGTCGTGGCTGGGTGGAAGAGCGTTTACTGTTTTTATCGACCGTGTTCGCGATTGATATTTGTGCTTATGCAGTCATGAGTAATCATACTCATGTGGTGCTTTGTGTGGATAAGGAGTTGGCTGATAGTTGGAATACCGAATCGGTACTAAAGCGTTATCACATACTTCATAAAGGCACGTTACTCACTCAAAAATTTATAAACGGCGATACCTTAACTCAAGGGGAGCTCATCACCCTTGATGACACTGTTGAAATCTACAGAAAGCGTTTATATGACATCAGTTGGTTTATGCGTGACTTAAATGAATATATTGCCCGTGAAGCGAATAAAGAAGATGACTGTACGGGTCGTTTTTGGGAAGGACGATTTAAATCACAAGCCCTACTAGATGAAAGCGCCGTGCTAGCTTGTATGGCCTATGTGGATTTAAATCCCATTAGAGCGAAAATAGCCAAAACACCTGAAACAGCAACACACACCAGTATTAAAAAACGTATTCACTCTGCTAAATATCATCAAGCTCAACCGAGTACGCTAATGCCCTTTGCGGGAAACCTGAAAGAAAACATGCCAAAAGGTATTGCGTATTCACTCAAAGACTATTGTGAGCTTATTGATACCACAGGTCGTTGTATTCGTGATGATAAGGCAGGTTATATAGATAACACTCAAAGCCCTATTCTAGAAAGACTAGGACTAGATAGCGCTCAGTGGTTAGCCTTAACCACTGAGTTTGAAAAACACTTCTGCTACGCCGCTGGGGGCGAGCAAATGATGAATGCCTTTAAGCGACATACCCACCATCAACGAATTCGAGGGATGGGCAAAGCAAAAGCGCTGCTAAAGCGCGCTTAAGTTAGAGCTAGGCTGAGCTACTACATCTCAGCTACTACATCTCAGCTACTACATCTCAGCGAGTACCCCTTATGCACCTCTCGTGAGGTGGACGCTTGTCTGTATTTTTATCTCTTCACATAAATTTCTCTCTAAACCCTTACGATTCCATCAAAAGTCTTCAGTTGCTCATCTCAAAAGTGCAGTTATTTAGTATTAAGAGAATTTCTTACCAATGAATAACATGGCTGTCTACATAAATTTTTAAACGTTTTTCAATATTCGGCTTAAAAGCACGTTTATGCTTTTAAGCGGGGTTTTAATAGTCAAAACATATTATGAATAAGCTGAAGGTTTTATATTGGGTGTCTTTATAATTTGCTCTTCGAAAGACCGAGCTCGCTAAAAAAATCAATAAACTGGACTGAGTAGGCTTAACGCTCACTCTAGCCCTACTTTCTCTTCTCTTTCCTCTTAGTCGTGCTACCAACCTGTAACTGCAAAACCCTGTGCGGTCTAGCAAATCAGCCAGTCATTGCTATTTGGTGTTTTGAACGCGCGCTATTTGTTCATCAACGAACGGCAGATGCTCGGTTTTTATCCAAACCCTTGCACCAGTTTTACCGGCTTTAGCTTTGAATTGACTGCCTACGGGCAGGCGCAGCCAGCTGTGCTTTTCTAGGGTGTCGTGGCCTTCACTAATTTCACCCGTTAGCACTAAAGCTTCAAGGCCTTTGATGGCGTCAAGCTCAAGCATACTATTGGGCGCTAATTCATACACGCTGACGACTTCATATTCATCATGATAGAGTACTTTGCTTATTGCGCCTGTCGCGGGAGGGGTAAATTCAGAAGATGCTGCAGCGTCATCTGCTCGAGCAGGTACGTTCACATGTAATCTGTCATCAAGATTGAATTGCCACAACTTGACGAAAATTACGCAGCCTTCATCAGAGCCAGGTTTATGTGACGATTGAGGCGGGTTGCGAATATAGGAGCCTGCAGGAAAGTCACCATGCTGATCTTGAAACACGCCCTCAAGCACAATGAATTCTTCGCCGCCGGTATGCACATGAGGCGAAAATTCACTGCCTGGTGCATAGCGCACTATGGTGGTTGCCCGAGCGACTTCATCGCCCATGCGATCCAGCGGCCTACGATCAACCCCTGGCATAGGTGAAGCTACCCAAGGCTGCTGTTGACTGTGAACAACGACACGCTGGCTGAAATCAGCATTAATATTCATATATAGGCTCCTATTGGTGCATCAATCATAGAGTTGCTGGCGTATTAAGCCGCAATACTGGGGCGCTTAGCAACTCGGTCGTGCCATGCTTGTAAGTGCGTTAAGTTAGCAGGAATACCGACACTACAAAAACCGCCGAATACCAAGCCACACCACAGGGTAATGTCAGCCATAGTAAATGATTCACCCGCTACGTAGCTTTGTTCGGCTAATACACTGTCAAAATATACTAAACCTGCTAATGCACGTGCATGCTGTTTTTGACCCCAATCACTATTTTGATAGGTTTCTAACTCAGGGCCTAAACCGTCGGTCGCATGATGAAAGTAAGTGGCGATAGCGTCAAGCACTTGGGTTTCGGCGCGGCGCTGCATCATGCTGATGACTGCACGCTCTTTGGCGGTTTCACCTGTCAATGAAGGGCCAGCAAAATGATGATCAATGTATTCGGTGATCGCTGGGGATTCAGAGATATAAGTGCCGTCGTCCAGTTCGAGTACGGGTACACCGGCAAAGGGGTTTTTATGTAGAAAGGCTGCACTTCTGTGTTCGCCGTTCATTAAGTCTACTGGTTTAAAAGTTACGCTATCAAGGGCGTTTTTCTCGGCTAATGCGATACGCACGCGAAGTGGGTTTGGGAAATTTTCTACGTCATAAATAATCATGGGTGTCTCTCTATCGTTTTTTTGATTCATCGTTTTTCAAAAGGGTCTTTAAACGTTCTCAGGAGTAGATTGGTCAAATATGTTAATCTACCTATCGGTAGGTAGTTATAATGTTCAACGGTTAACCTGTCAACTTTCATAAGCTGCTTATCGCGCGCTTAGTGAGTCGGCTTTATGCGGTTTTTCAGTTTTATGTATGGAATTCAGGTGCTTAATTAACTTTCTTGTTGAATAAATATTTTTAATTTTGATAACCAGATCGGTTTCGTGAAGGGGCGTCGTGACGGAGCGGGAGTGTCGGTGGCACGATCATACTCAGAGCTTTCGGTGCGAATTTTCTTAAAGCACGGTCGTTAAAGCATCGGCAACCCAGAAACCGCTAATAGACGCGCCTCACTTGTACCCATGTATCTACTGATAGATAATGTGCGAAACAGGAGCACTTATGAGCAAGAAACAACTTTTACTTAAGGCCGCTGAAGCCAAAGTAAGAACCGGTGGTTACAACAACTTTAGCTTTCGTGAATTGGCCGACGAAATCGGCATTAAAAGCTCGAGTGTGCATTATCACTTCCCAACAAAAGCGGATTTAGGCGCTGAATTGGCGCGTCAATATACAGACAACTTTTTAACCAATTTAGGGGCGCCAGAAGCGCTTATTGCTGAGGGTAAAAAGCCGATTGAAGTGTATTTGCAACAATTTCAGTGTGCCCTAACTGAAGACAAAAAAATGTGTCTTTGCGGGTTGCTAGGCGCTGAAACAGACGGTCTGCCAGAGAAAGTGAAAGCGCAAACTCAGCGTTTCTTTGAACAAAACATTGAATGGTTGACCCAAGCGTATCAACAAGTAGATGGTGCTTCTGAGCAAGCAGCTAACGCGCAAGCTATTGGGACCTTGTCTCTGCTTGAAGGCGCCATGCTGGTAAGCAAGGCCATGAACGATACCGCCATTTTTGCAACCGCCAGTGCAGGGTTGCTCGCCACACGTTAAATATGAAAGTTCACAGCATTAGGTGGCTATCGCTAGGTTAATTGTTGTTGTTTTCGATAAAGTATTTTGTCATTAATGGCGTTTTTCGCAATAATTTCTAAAGGCATACTCCCACATCAATTCACGGCTTATCTTTGCTAAAAGATAGCGTTTTTTAGGATCCTAGGGAGTTTTACTATGCCACTTGCTCTTTGGGCACTTACCTTAAGTGCCTTCGCTATTGGTACCACCGAATTTGTTATTGTCGGGCTGGTACCCACTATCGCTCAAGACCTGAGCGTATCACTACCTTCAGCTGGCCTATTGGTCAGTCTTTACGCCTTAGGTGTTGCCATTGGCGCACCTGTGTTAACTGCTTTAACCGGCCGCTGGAACAGAAAAGTAGTGTTACTGGCGCTTATGTCTTTGTTTATTGCGGGTAATATTCTGGCATGGTTAGCACCAAGCTATGAGTCTTTGATTACCGCACGTATTCTTACTGGCCTTGCTCACGGGGTATTTTTCTCCATTGGGTCTACTATAGCCACCAGTTTGGTCAGCAAAGATAAAGAAGCCAGTGCCATCGCCATAATGTTCACTGGTTTAACTGTTGCTTTAGTAACAGGTGTGCCATTAGGTACGTGGATCGGGCAAATGTTTGGCTGGCGAGCGACGTTTTTAATTGTCGCCTTGTTAGGTTTAATAGCCTTGATGGGCAGTGCCATACTGTTGCCGAATACATTAAAGAAATCAATGCCAGCCACCCTTGCTCAGCAGCTAAAGGTACTCACACAGCCGCGTTTACTCTTAGTGTATGCAATGACCGCGGTGGGCTACGGTGGCACGTTTGTGGCCTTTACCTATCTAGCCCCCATGTTGCAACAAGTGTCAGGTTTTTCGGCTAGTGCCATAAGCTTAATACTTTTGGTTTATGGAGTGTCAGTGGCATTCGGGAATATTTGGGGAGGCAAACTGGCAGATAAACACGGCCCGGTGAGAGCCTTGCAGTTTATTTTCGCAACCCTCGCAGTTGTGCTGTTTATCTTTACGTTTACCGCGGGCAACCCAATTACGGCGGTACTCACCGTATTAGTCTGGGGGGCATTCGCATTTGGTAACGTACCAGGCTTGCAGGTGTACGTGGTACAACTCGCCCAAAAGCACTCACCAAACGCGGTAGATGTGGCTTCAGGGTTAAACATTGCAGCATTTAATGTGGGCATTGCTTTAGGCTCCATTATTGGCGGCAGTGTGGTAGAAAATATGCAACTCAATGATACCCCATGGATAGGCGCCCTTATTGTGGTCTTGGCGTTACTGCTAACAACCTGGTCTGGTGCGCTCGATAAGAAACAGAGGTTACCCACGGAAGCGCAGGCGACATAAGGGTAAACTGCGCAAAGAAAAGCCGGATGTATTCCGGCCTTTTTTTAATGATCTTAGGGCGCAGCGAATACGACACAGATTAAATCACGCTTAAGCCACCACCGAAGGCACGGTAAATATCCACTAAACGGTTGAAGCTCTGTTGCTCTTGCAGCGCTAAAAGGTCTCGGCTGCGCAGGGCGTCGCGCTGGGCTTCCAAGAGCTCAAGAAATTCCCCGCTACCTGCTTCAAACCTTTGGCGGGCTAACGTCATGGCTTTTTCACTGGCTTGCCATTGGTACTTTGTACTTTGCTGTTGTTGACGGCTAAAGTTATAACTTTGCAGTGAAAACTGCATATCGGCTAGGGCATCAAATACCTGTTGCTCAAACTGGGCTAAGGCGATCTCAGAGCTTGCTTTAGCTTGACGGATACGCGCCTTAACCGAAACCAAATCAGCTGCTTGCCAACTGATTGTTGGGGCAACGCTCCAGCTTTTGGTCTCGCCGCCTAAGGTCAAGCCCGGACCTGACATAAAGCCTAAGAAACCACTGACCGATATGTTCGGGTACAAATCGGCTGTGGCGACACCAATGCGCGCAGTGCTGGCCGCTAATGCGCGCTCAGAGCTTGCTACATCAGCGCGGTAACGCAGGTAGTTTTCCCCTGGTATCAGTGCCACAGGTTGCGTTAACTGAGGCAAATCTGGCTCAGCATTAAGGGCAAGCTCGCCGGGCTTTTTGGCCAGTAGCGCTGAGAGCGTCGCATCGGCACGGGCCAACAAGGTACGCATTTGCGGTACTGTGGCTTCAACCTCGAATACTTGGGCATCAATACGCGCCATTTCTAATTCAGAGGCAAACCCAGCTTGGAAACGCGCTTTCACAATTGTGCGAGTTTGGCGTAAGTTCGCTAAGTTTTGTTCAGCTACTCGCAGACGGAACTGGGCACCTCGATAGTCACCATAGCTAGCGGCTACCTGACTGATAATTTGTAACTGGGCGTCATGCCACAAAATATCGGCCTGCTCGGCTTCAGCCAATGAAGCCTCTATAGCGCGGCGTACTTTGCCGAACAAATCCACGTCCCAGGTTAAATTAGCGCCGGTGTTGTAACCGCGAGCAAGCGTATTGTCGTCAGACTCGAGCACAGTTGGGTTTTTGCCTGCTTCGTAGCCCACGTCTAGCGTACCTTTTGGCAATAAGTCATTTTGGCTATCGCGAAAAATTGAATACGCGCGTAACACGTTAGCTTGAGCTTGAAACAAGGTACGGTTTTCTTTGAGCGCTTCATTAATTAAACGATTTAGGTCTTCGTCACCGAAGGCTTGCCACCAGTTAGTCAGCTTTTCCGCTTTCTCATATGTGCTGGCTACGTCAACATTATTTGCTTTGGTGGGGGCCTGATAATCAGGCCCTACAGCACAGGCACTCAGGGCAAGGATAAGCCCTGCGAGTGTGCCGATTTTCAAGATATTACCCATGGTCAGCCTCCTGTTTGGCAGTGATTACTTGGGTTGTGTTGTTAGATTGGCGCTCACCGCGTTTGGCGAGCACGTAGTAAAATAGTGGGGTAAGCAGTAGGCCGAACACGGTCACACCGA from the Paraglaciecola mesophila genome contains:
- the dkgB gene encoding 2,5-didehydrogluconate reductase DkgB, whose translation is MHTFSLPTPGFGTYRLKGDEAKMAVENALDVGYRHIDTAQIYENEAEVGDAISASTLPRNELFVTTKVWYENLSADKFITSVQNSLTQLNTDYVDLLLIHWPSPEDKVPMSEYLQELKACKERGLTEHIGVSNFTQSQLDEALAILGKDHILTNQIEVHPNFQNKELVAYCQRNNIQVTAYMPLGVGKVMENDVLNAIAKEHDTTPSAVALAWLSHKKIVAIPSSTNVEHMRDNLTAKQMMLTAEEIEKIDAIEPQERIVDPDFAPDW
- a CDS encoding BON domain-containing protein, with protein sequence MKNSIISVLVAASLGTASLAANAENTWKDSASDAWIDGKAETTLMLNGNLDSFDINTDVKNGKVTLTGKVDREVDKALATELVMSLDGVTDVDNQLTVIEEMDDEQDGEVMQTLNDAKIETVVKTRLMFESEVSGMDIDVESKMGEVTLSGTVDNDAERQLAIKIAENTNDVKTVVDMLKTTEQGGNA
- a CDS encoding transposase; protein product: MPQSRKSQISLIDTPYYHCVSRCVRQSYLCGTNQLTGQSYEHRRGWVEERLLFLSTVFAIDICAYAVMSNHTHVVLCVDKELADSWNTESVLKRYHILHKGTLLTQKFINGDTLTQGELITLDDTVEIYRKRLYDISWFMRDLNEYIAREANKEDDCTGRFWEGRFKSQALLDESAVLACMAYVDLNPIRAKIAKTPETATHTSIKKRIHSAKYHQAQPSTLMPFAGNLKENMPKGIAYSLKDYCELIDTTGRCIRDDKAGYIDNTQSPILERLGLDSAQWLALTTEFEKHFCYAAGGEQMMNAFKRHTHHQRIRGMGKAKALLKRA
- a CDS encoding cupin domain-containing protein; this encodes MNINADFSQRVVVHSQQQPWVASPMPGVDRRPLDRMGDEVARATTIVRYAPGSEFSPHVHTGGEEFIVLEGVFQDQHGDFPAGSYIRNPPQSSHKPGSDEGCVIFVKLWQFNLDDRLHVNVPARADDAAASSEFTPPATGAISKVLYHDEYEVVSVYELAPNSMLELDAIKGLEALVLTGEISEGHDTLEKHSWLRLPVGSQFKAKAGKTGARVWIKTEHLPFVDEQIARVQNTK
- a CDS encoding glutathione S-transferase family protein, translated to MIIYDVENFPNPLRVRIALAEKNALDSVTFKPVDLMNGEHRSAAFLHKNPFAGVPVLELDDGTYISESPAITEYIDHHFAGPSLTGETAKERAVISMMQRRAETQVLDAIATYFHHATDGLGPELETYQNSDWGQKQHARALAGLVYFDSVLAEQSYVAGESFTMADITLWCGLVFGGFCSVGIPANLTHLQAWHDRVAKRPSIAA
- a CDS encoding TetR/AcrR family transcriptional regulator, whose product is MSKKQLLLKAAEAKVRTGGYNNFSFRELADEIGIKSSSVHYHFPTKADLGAELARQYTDNFLTNLGAPEALIAEGKKPIEVYLQQFQCALTEDKKMCLCGLLGAETDGLPEKVKAQTQRFFEQNIEWLTQAYQQVDGASEQAANAQAIGTLSLLEGAMLVSKAMNDTAIFATASAGLLATR
- a CDS encoding MFS transporter codes for the protein MPLALWALTLSAFAIGTTEFVIVGLVPTIAQDLSVSLPSAGLLVSLYALGVAIGAPVLTALTGRWNRKVVLLALMSLFIAGNILAWLAPSYESLITARILTGLAHGVFFSIGSTIATSLVSKDKEASAIAIMFTGLTVALVTGVPLGTWIGQMFGWRATFLIVALLGLIALMGSAILLPNTLKKSMPATLAQQLKVLTQPRLLLVYAMTAVGYGGTFVAFTYLAPMLQQVSGFSASAISLILLVYGVSVAFGNIWGGKLADKHGPVRALQFIFATLAVVLFIFTFTAGNPITAVLTVLVWGAFAFGNVPGLQVYVVQLAQKHSPNAVDVASGLNIAAFNVGIALGSIIGGSVVENMQLNDTPWIGALIVVLALLLTTWSGALDKKQRLPTEAQAT
- a CDS encoding efflux transporter outer membrane subunit, with the translated sequence MGNILKIGTLAGLILALSACAVGPDYQAPTKANNVDVASTYEKAEKLTNWWQAFGDEDLNRLINEALKENRTLFQAQANVLRAYSIFRDSQNDLLPKGTLDVGYEAGKNPTVLESDDNTLARGYNTGANLTWDVDLFGKVRRAIEASLAEAEQADILWHDAQLQIISQVAASYGDYRGAQFRLRVAEQNLANLRQTRTIVKARFQAGFASELEMARIDAQVFEVEATVPQMRTLLARADATLSALLAKKPGELALNAEPDLPQLTQPVALIPGENYLRYRADVASSERALAASTARIGVATADLYPNISVSGFLGFMSGPGLTLGGETKSWSVAPTISWQAADLVSVKARIRQAKASSEIALAQFEQQVFDALADMQFSLQSYNFSRQQQQSTKYQWQASEKAMTLARQRFEAGSGEFLELLEAQRDALRSRDLLALQEQQSFNRLVDIYRAFGGGLSVI